The following proteins are encoded in a genomic region of Phragmites australis chromosome 9, lpPhrAust1.1, whole genome shotgun sequence:
- the LOC133928661 gene encoding zinc finger AN1 domain-containing stress-associated protein 15-like yields MAQESCDLNKDEAEILKPSSSSSPSPSPTIAAPPPPPTTAQIPEPLPPQSPPTPPSAAAVAAQFLPKPCGDVPIEASKKRKLADATATDAEALLVVAPAEPLSPVLFVNRCNVCRKRVGLSGFKCRCGELFCPRHRHSETHNCSFDYKTAGREEISRANPVIRAAKIIKI; encoded by the coding sequence ATGGCGCAGGAAAGCTGTGACCTCAACAAGGACGAGGCTGAGATCTTGAAGCCTTCGTCATCATCCTCACCTTCTCCTTCCCCAACAATTGCtgcaccaccgccgccaccaacAACCGCACAAATACCAGAACCACTACCTCCACAATCACCACCGACGCCACcgtcagcagcagcagtagcagctcAATTCTTGCCCAAGCCCTGTGGAGATGTTCCCATAGAGGCTTCCAAAAAGCGGAAGCTGGCCGATGCCACCGCCACTGATGCTGAAGCATTATTGGTGGTTGCGCCAGCTGAGCCGTTGTCGCCGGTGCTGTTTGTGAACCGGTGCAATGTTTGCCGCAAGAGGGTCGGTTTGTCTGGGTTCAAATGCCGGTGTGGGGAGCTGTTTTGCCCTCGCCACCGGCATTCCGAGACCCATAACTGCTCGTTCGATTACAAGACTGCTGGTCGGGAGGAGATTTCCCGAGCAAACCCTGTCATCAGGGCTGCAAAAATTATTAAGATTTGA
- the LOC133928660 gene encoding uncharacterized protein LOC133928660, which produces MSGIPFNAANSRQFEIAIEATAQYGSGYKPPTYHELREPLLEKVVKETDDLRKRHEDAWKQYGCTLMSDGWTDRRGHHLINFLVNSPEGTFFLESIDASSEVHDQVMLADLLEKRISDIGVDKVVQVVTDNGANYKAAGKLLMERFPTLYWTPCAAHCLDLMLEDVGKLKAFKKPISRARHVTTFIYRHGRLLSAMREKTGGRDLVRPVATRFATIFLTLQSLHKHRDALRYLFTSDDWTSCKLAKTEAGKKVYDIVLSSEFWNSVEDCLRASLPLIIVLRVVDGDERPAMPEVASLMNHAKERIKAAFCTENKRSLLNNILQIIEGRWDRQMDTPLYGAALFLNPGKFYAIQKENDEYVGHLRGCFNDVLARMVEDETLRNKIEEQSMLYEDQRGGIFKNCMALQTMKSKNPLDWWRAYGGRSIDLQRFAKRIVSLCASSSGCERNWSTFEFIHTKKRNRLEHKRLNDLVYVAYNRKMTSRFKNVVRKRVKAMILWLWKTLIGKMNGLIQRSNLKILVLWTSHGTKLMKQLVHHMSFEVVTFLGPTLVVQDIYQEWLKKKEWLKMMRRKERKKTSLWMMLMLMILVTNRWMLLKMMRRTWMFQTISMSLHWMTFER; this is translated from the exons ATGAGTGGCATACCATTCAATGCCGCAAATTCTAGGCAATTTGAGATTGCTATAGAGGCCACTGCACAATATGGTTCTGGGTAcaagcctcctacctaccatgaGCTTAGGGAGCCTTTACTCGAGAAGGTCGTTAAGGAAACAGATGATTTGAGAAAGAGGCATGAGGATGCATGGAAGCAATATGGTTGCACATTAATGTCAGATGGATGGACAGATAGGAGAGGGCACCATTTGATCAACTTCCTAGTCAATAGTCCGGAGGGGACTTTCTTCTTAGAGTCGATTGATGCATCAAGTGAAGTTCATGATCAAGTGATGCTAGCTGATTTGTTAGAGAAGAGAATAAGCGACATTGGCGTTGATAAAGTTGTGCAAGTTGTCACTGACAATGGGGCTAACTATAAGGCAGCGGGCAAGCTTCTCATGGAGAGGTTTCCTACACTTTATTGGACACCTTGTGCTGCACATTGCTTGGATCTTATGTTAGAAGATGTTGGAAAGTTGAAGGCATTCAAGAAGCCTATCTCACGTGCTCGTCATGTCACTACTTTCATCTATAGGCATGGAAGACTTCTTAGTGCAATGAGGGAGAAGACAGGTGGTAGGGATCTTGTGAGACCAGTAGCAACTCGGTTTGCTACCATATTTCTCACCTTACAAAGTTTGCACAAGCATAGAGATGCACTGAGATATCTGTTTACCTCTGATGATTGGACGAGTTGCAAACTAGCAAAGACAGAGGCCGGGAAAAAAGTGTATGATATTGTGCTTTCTAGTGAATTTTGGAACTCTGTTGAGGATTGCCTTAGAGCTTCTCTACCACTTATCATTGTGTTGAGGGTGGTTGATGGTGATGAGAGGCCTGCCATGCCAGAAGTTGCTTCTCTCATGAATCATGCAAAAGAGAGGATAAAGGCTGCCTTCTGTACTGAAAACAAGAGAAGTTTGCTCAATAATATCTTACAAATTATTGAGGGTCGTTGGGACAGGCAAATGGACACCCCACTCTATGGTGCTGCCCTATTTTTGAACCCAGGAAAATTCTATGCCATCCAAAAAGAGAATGATGAATATGTTGGGCACCTAAGGGGTTGTTTCAATGATGTGCTTGCACGCATGGTGGAAGATGAGACCCTTCGAAACAAAATTGAAGAACAATCCATGCTCTACGAAGATCAACGTGGAGGCATCTTCAAGAATTGTATGGCCCTCCAAACTATGAAGTCAAAGAACCCTC TTGATTGGTGGCGTGCGTATGGTGGCCGATCTATTGACTTACAAAGATTTGCTAAGCGTATTGTTAGTCTTTGTGCTTCATCATCTGGTTGTGAGCGTAATTGGAGCACTTTTGAATTT ATTCATACAAAGAAGAGAAACCGGCTAGAGCATAAAAgattgaatgatttggtttatGTTGCCTACAATCGGAAAATGACTAGTAGGTTCAAAAACGTCGTGAGGAAGCGGGTAAAAGCTATGATCCTTTGGTTATGGAAGACTTTGATTGGGAAAATGAATGGGTTGATCCAACGGTCCAACCTCAAAATTCTAGTGCTTTGGACATCACATGGGACCAAGTTGATGAAGCAATTGGTGCATCACATGAGCTTTGAGGTCGTAACCTTCCTAGGACCTACGCTCGTCGTGCAAGACATATATCAAGAGTGGTTGAAGAAGAAAGAGTggttgaagatgatgaggaggaaggagaggaagaagacatcattgtggatgatgttgatgttgatgattttggtgACAAATCGATGGATGCTACTGAAGATGATGCGGAGAACATGGATGTTTCAAACGATTTCGATGAGTTTGCATTGGATGACttttgagagatga